The nucleotide window GATCTGTTGAGAACTTATTTCAAGAACTAAATGTGAAGTCTTGTTTGTGACGGTAGCCATAGATCAACAGAATCTAGGCCGATAGGCTAATTTAATTTATGACCCTTATTCTGttgcattatatttttaataattatcaaatatcagaataaaatcttttacaattttatagaCCCAATCACGTTACCAAATCACGAAATCTTATATTGTATCATATATGTGAtttattccaatttttttacttactttttctCTTATTCCTAACGACTTCTCGTTTCTAAAGTGCAAATATACAAGCAAATCTAGCTTATTGGATTGCTTAGATAAAAGTTGGATTTTTagattgtgtttagatattgaagtaattgaactcaactcacttcaaactaattattgattgtgccgattacttttttaatttttcataaaaaaaattaaattcatctcaacttatttcatacagtttaacttaaaaaaattaaattcatcccataaaatattactattcacagatctcAATTTCTAAACGTAGCCTTCAACTTTGCCACGGATCAATACTCTTCCCACCCCTCCATGCATACATTTGAACAAaactacaaaattaattaatactacaCCACTTGGGTAAATGAAGTGATTCAAATTTACAAAGTGACTGCCCTTTTCTATTAGGCAAAACATAACAATACATATAGGTAGAATCTAATTCTCGCGAACAGGTAAATTCcaagtaaaaattaattatctGCTTAATTCCATCACTAGCTTCACATATACATGATGATCAACAGCATGCTCATAAATGTCTTTTTGGCTAATACAAAGGCACTGGGAAACGAGGCGGTGGCTTCGGTGGTTTCTGCACTTTCACGGCCACGACGGTCTTTTCATGATCTGGACGTGGAGGCTTACATGGACAAGGCAATGCTATAAACTTTGGAATCTGATCTCCGGGCATCAGTACAGGCAAACTTTGGCTTTGATTCTGCTTTAAACCcagttttaaaacaaaacattagCAAATATGATCCAATTCATGCAGTGTTTTCAAACTCTTGAAAAGAAAGGtctttgaaatgaaagaaaaatctagGTGAATTTTATTGGCCGGGGGGaggaggaatatatatatatatatatatatatatatatatatatatatataaaatataccatGCATGTGGGTTTGGATTTGGAGGGTGAAGCAGCCTCGATATCTTGATCAGCGTCGTGGTCTTGGTCATGGGAGAAAGATTCACGTAGTGATCTGAACCTGTCCCAATGGTAGCAGCAGGAGAAGATACCGCTCAAGCTGAAGATGACGATCAAGAGGAGGGCAGTTCCGAGAGGGAAACCCAGGGACGGACGAGATGCGTCCGAGTTGGGTGAAGAAATATCCTGGCTCTCCATCATTACTTGCAGTTTCTCTTGCTCCTTCTCTCATGTGTTAGCCTGTTAGGACTCTCAGGAGGAAAAAAGAGGACGTAAAAAGAAAGGATGCAGCTAGCTGAGGGAGTACGCTTTGCAGAAGAGGGAAGGGGAGTGggaatttataaaagaaaagaggtGGGTTGAGATCTGGGTGAGTATGGGTAAAAGGTACGTCTAGACCATTGGTACGGTAAGAGATGGACCTACTCAGCAAAAGCACTTGCTTTGTTTTTGTGTGGGGAGAATAATTAGAAAGAAGTAGTTAAGAAGTGTATTGAAGATGGAAACAAAATGCAGAAcctttttgtaaataaattgtcGGCTtcgatattaattttatatgagttaaataaaatattattttttgatattattattatttaaaaatttaaagaaattaaattatttattatattttatatgtgaatttaaaaaaattataataatgaaatgagatgaaatagattaaaaatatttctgtatTCAAACGGGATCTAAATCTGAATGCATGACATGGGTATGAAACGAAGAGAAATATTTGCTCTACTTAAAATCTAAGTCAAAATTATTCAAATGGACATAATTTGATATTGtatgttatataatgaaatagatttttttttttttaaatagatacgTATCATCTTAAAGCACATCAACaggtaaatttatttttataaaaattttgtgtacATATAATACTTTTCTtaatagaaatatatttttataaccacaaaaaaacttcataaaagtaaactcacaaatttatATGACTTGATCATtaatacattagattgtaaagttacttttactgtaaaataaatttaatgtatatcACATGAAGTACATCACATGAAGTAAAtctcaatttgtgaatttacttttatttaccTCTTAAAAATATGCCCATCAGGTAGTACCTTaaatttcgtttgttttcataatcattctcatcttatctcatctgatctaattattataaattttctaaatttttatacaaaataaaataaacaattcagatttttcaaaataaaaacaaaaataatattaaaaaaatatattctaacaatattttattcaacttttaacttttatctaaggTGTAATTAATATGTCGGTCCAATCCGGTTAGGTGATGGACCGAACATTCCATCATTTTCCCGGACCAAACACCAATAGGGACCGGATAGATAGCTATCAGTCCAGTAGGTTTCTCCGGTCTCAGTCTCGGTCTGATCCAGTAGGTTTCTCTAGTCCGGATTGACCCTATTTCACCCctacttttatctcaattaatctcatcacatctttaaaaacaaactagacaaCTTTTCTTTGCTCGCGCTGTCAAGAATTACGTATCTAAAATATTTGCATTGC belongs to Juglans regia cultivar Chandler chromosome 8, Walnut 2.0, whole genome shotgun sequence and includes:
- the LOC108985537 gene encoding uncharacterized protein At5g65660-like isoform X1; its protein translation is MMESQDISSPNSDASRPSLGFPLGTALLLIVIFSLSGIFSCCYHWDRFRSLRESFSHDQDHDADQDIEAASPSKSKPTCMQNQSQSLPVLMPGDQIPKFIALPCPCKPPRPDHEKTVVAVKVQKPPKPPPRFPVPLY
- the LOC108985537 gene encoding uncharacterized protein At5g65660-like isoform X2, coding for MMESQDISSPNSDASRPSLGFPLGTALLLIVIFSLSGIFSCCYHWDRFRSLRESFSHDQDHDADQDIEAASPSKSKPTCMNQSQSLPVLMPGDQIPKFIALPCPCKPPRPDHEKTVVAVKVQKPPKPPPRFPVPLY